The sequence ATCAAAGAAGCAGTAGCTGCGGGTCTACCTCTTTTAGGCATTTGTCTGGGTATGCAATTATTAGTGGAAAAAGGTTTGGAGCACGGTGGGACAGCTGGTTTTGGCTTTATTTCTGGCATTTGCCGAGAAATCCCGCCTAAAGCTGGTTTTCCTGTTCCCCATATGGGCTGGAATGATTTACAGGTCATGCAAGAGTCGGCTCTGACAGCCGGTTTACAAGGTCAGGCTGTCTATTTTGTGCATAGCTACTTTACAGATGTTCCCCAAGAATACGTTGACGTGACAGCTGACTACTCCATTGAAGTGCCAGCTATGATTCACAAGGATAATGTCTACGGCGCTCAGTTTCACCCTGAAAAATCGGGTGATATTGGACTAGGTATTCTCAAAAAATTTGTGGATTTGTGTGACTGATGGAAATAAAATTAGAAAGGACGGTTCATTCAAACATTTTTTGAACTGAACCCGATTAGACAATTAAGAAAGAAAGGAAATGAGTTCAAGCTAAAAGCCCGCTTACTAGACTAAACTATATAGAAAGGAAAGTTCAGTTAGATTTTTTCGAACTGAACCCGAGCTAAAAGCATCGAGAAAAAGATAAACTTCCTAGTGACAAAGTCACGTCGTCAGTTTCCTATTTTCTTCTTGCTTTCTTAACGCTCTTGGTATCTTAATTATGCAAATTCTTCCAGCTATTGATATTAAAAACGGTCGTGCTGTTCGCCTTGTCAAGGGGGATTTTGAGCAAGAGACGGTTGTTAATGATAATGTTCTCGACCAAGCTAGTCTTTTCATGGAAGCAGGTATCCAATACATCCATGTTGTCGATTTGGATGGTGCACTTGAAGGTTGGGCTGCTAATCGTGATCTAATTGCCAAGATGAAAGAAATGACAGGCCTTGCTATTGAAGTTGGTGGCGGCATTCGTACCATTGAACAGATTGAAGATTATTTATCTGTCGGTATTAATCGTGTGATTATTGGTTCCATGGCAGTCAAGCATCCCCAATTTATCAAGGAAGCTTTGGAGAAATTTGGCAGCGATAAAATTGTTGTTGGTATTGATGCTAAAAATGGGATGGTAGCCACAGAAGGTTGGCTAGAGACTAGCACCGTTGATTATATCAGCTTAGCTTTAGAGATGGAAAAAATGGGTGTCAGACTCTTTGTCTATACCGACGTTGACCGCGATGGCACATTGACAGGACCCAATTTTGAGCATTATGAGAAACTAATTGCTCACTTGACAAGTGCCAAGGTTATTGCCTCAGGTGGTATCCATGCCCTGTCAGATTTAGAACAATTGGAAAAGATTGGCCTTGCTGGTACCATTGTCGGCAAAGCCTACTATAATGGCAACATTAGTTTAAAGGATTTAAGAGAATTTGAGGGTTAGCCATGTTAAAAAAACGGATTATTCCTTGCTTAGATGTCAAGGATGGACGCGTCGTTAAGGGTGTTAATTTTGTTAATCTGACTGATGTTGGGGATCCTGTTGAGGCTGCGCGTGCTTATTATGAAGCGGGTTGTGATGAACTTGTCTTTTTAGATATCACAGCAACCTCGGACAATCGAAAAACGACAGTGGACATGGTGAGGCATGTGGCAGACCAAGTCTTTATTCCTTTTACTGTTGGCGGTGGCATTCGTTCAGTTGATGATATGAATAAGATGCTTAAGGCTGGTGCTGATAAGGTCGCTGTCAATTCATCGGCTATCGCCAATCCCCAGTTGATCAAGGATTGTGCTGAGAAATTTGGCAGCCAATGTGTGGTCGTTGCCATTGATGCCCGAAAAGAAGCAGATAGTTCTTGGCATGTTTACGTTGCAGGTGGCCGAAAAGATACAGGCATTGATCTCTTGGCTTGGGTTAAAGAAGCCGTTCAGCTGGGTGCTGGCGAAATTCTCCTAACGAGCATGGATAAGGACGGCACCAAGTCTGGTTTTGACTTGGATATGTTAAATGCCGTTGCCCAATTGGCTGATATTCCCATCATTGCCTCAGGTGGTGCCGGAAATACGGAGCACATGGTGGAAGTTTTTGAAAAGACCCCAGCAACAGGTGCCTTAGCAGCCTCCATTTTCCATTATGGCGAGGTTTCTATCGCAGATACCAAAAAAGCCATGAAAGAGCATGGAATTGAGGTGAGATAATGACAGATCTATCATTAGACTTTAAAAAGCAAGGTGGCCTACTGCCAGTCATTGTGACAGACTTTCAGACGGGTCAAGTTCTCATGCTGGCTTATATGAATGAAGAGGCTTATCAAAAAACCTTAGAAAGCAAAGAAATGTACTACTGGAGCCGCTCTCGCAATGAACTCTGGCATAAGGGAGATACTAGTGGCCATTATCAATATGTCAAATCCATCAAGACAGATTGTGACCAAGACACCCTCCTCATTGCCGTAGAGCAAGTCGGCGCCGCCTGCCATACAGGAGCTTATTCTTGTTTTTTTAATGAGATTTATGGTCAAGAACAAGATGAAAATTAAGCTCTGCTATTTTTCAAAAAATCGAAAGAAAGGAAATGAGTTCAAGCTAAAAGCTCGGAATTGAGATAAATTATCTGGGAAATCAGGATTTCCTGATAATTTCCTAAAATTCGGTTGCTTTTTAGATACTCTCACATTTTAATTATGCTAGAAACACTTTACAAAGAAGCGCTAGATCGCAAAGAAAACCCTAAGGAAGGGTCTTATACTAATTATCTTTTTGATAAGGGACTGGACAAGATTCTCAAAAAAGTCGGTGAAGAAGCAACCGAAGTGGTTATCGGTGCCAAAAATGCGGACAAGGATGAGATTGCGAGTGAAACAGCCGACCTTCTTTATCATTTGGCCGTTATGCTGGTTGAGACTGGCGTGACACCTGATGATGTCAATGCAGTTCTTCAAGCACGACAAGGAAAAAAATCCAATGTTCATGACAGAAGAGAAGTGACGGAATACTAACAAAAAAGCGAATAGAAAATCAGTTCTTCCAAGACTGATTTCTATTCGCTTTTTTATGGACAGTCAATCTTTTATCTCAGTTCTTCCTTTGAGTGTTATTTAAAAACAGATGTAAAAGTTGAAGATAAATTAAAAAGTTGTTATTGGTTTAGAGGTAAAAACTACTTAGGCTAAGAATCAATATTCATGGTATAATATATATCATAATAAGTAGAATGGAATATATGTATGTCAAATCTTTTTGCAGTAGAAATGTTAGAATATCTTGAACCTAATTTGAGTGGTATTGAACATTTTGCAAAATACCTTGGTTTTAAAGTTGAGAAAGTTGAAAGTATTAGAGAATTATTTGATAAAAATACAATCTTTGCTTTTATGCGACCTAATAATTTAGGAGGTATATTTGCTTATGTTACTACTCAAAATAACCTAACTACTAAAACTCGTGCAAATCAGTTCAAGACTTTCTTTTTGCATGCAACACAGGCAATGATGGAGAGAGATCAGACAAGTGCAGAAGTTGATTTTATCATTGTCATTGGAAAAAATATAGTCATTATTTTTGATTCAGCAGACTATAGACGAAGATTGATTTTAACATCTGATAAATTATCTCGAATTAATTCTAAATATTTGACGAAATTAACATTATTACATTCAGATTCTTTGGTAGATAATAAGAATTATATAGAAGATGACTTTTTTGGTTTAATCCAGCTTGATGAGACATTTAAAACAGATCTCTTTCGATTCGCAATTGCTGATGATGAACAGTTTATTAATAAAACTAGGATTTTACGTCTTAATTTTTGGAAGAGAATTCAGGAAAATTCCAAGTGTCAACGTGTTATTAAAGATATTTTTTTCAAAAAACTTGACCAGATAGATGAAACCTCACAATATTATGCAGATGTGATTTCTGCAGTTTTAGATACCTTAGTTTTACGTTATATTCTAGTCCGAATTTTAGAAGGACGTTTTGGGTATGAAAATGAAGCAGCTAGAAATTCTGTTTCAAAAGTTGGTCTAGGGACATCAGTTGATAAGACTCTCGAAACTAAAGCGCATTTTGATTTACAAAGAGTAGAAGAAATTTTATCCTCAAAAAATGAACAATTATCGTTGTTTGATGTTATTCCTGATGATATTAATGACCAAGAAATTGCAGAAATTCATGAAACCCAAATTTCCTATATGGAAAATGTTTATGGCGGAGATTTATACGTTTCAGATATTGCGAAAGCTGCCACTAGAATTGAAAAGACATTAAGTGAATCTGAGTATGCTCTTATTTGGAGAGTAACAAGTTCAACTAATCTTGATTTTGATTTAGAGGATGTCACTCCTGGAACTATTGGTGAGCAATATGAGCAGACTCTTAAGATGAGTTTAACTAAAGATGTAGCTGGAAAATGGGAATATAGCAAAGATAATACTCAACAACGAGAACAGGGAGCATTCTATACAAATGCTAAAATTACAGATTATATCATTAATATTACTTTAGGAAAAAGACTATCTGAAATCTCTGATGAACTTCGACATGCATCATCAACTTCTCAGAAAATAAAAATTTTAAGAAGTGTTCTAAAACTTAAAATGGCCGATATTTCAAGTGGTGGTGGGACATTTCTTGCTGGTGCAGTTAGGAAGCTAGGAAATTGGTATGCTGAATTAGAAAAACTGCCAGACGTAAAGCCTTTGCTTGTACAAATAAAAGAATTTGGTTCAGTCGTTGATTTTCAAAAATTTGCAGTAAATCATATGATTTATGGTGTTGATCTTGATTTAAAAGCTTTGATAGTATCTAGTTTTGCATTGACATTGGAGTCTTTAGGTGATACTCAAAGTAAACTTCCCGAACTAATTGGAAAAAATTTAATTAATCAAAATTCACTTATTTCAGTGGTTCCTGAATCACTAAAATTAGAATGGTTTAATACTTATAAAGACACAATTAAAGAGCTATATGGTGAAAAGAAAAAATGGATTTCTGGAAAAGGAAACAATTTTGCTGAAGTAAAAGCCCAGTTGCAATTAAACTTTATTGATATGGCTTCTGATTATATTAAAACCAAAAAATATACCAAAGAAGACCTAGAGAAAACTTTTGTTGATAAACATATGGAAGTCTTAGAATTTAATCTTCCCGAGGTTTTCTTTGATAAGGATGGAAACTATAGTGGGGGATTTGATATTATCTTCGGTAATCCTCCATATATTCAGCTTCAAAAGAAACAAATTTTTTCTGATATTGAGAAATACATTTATAAACAATTGGGAGAGTTTGATAGCTATGAAGCAACGGGAGATATCTATAGTCTTTTCTTTGAACGCGCTACTCAATTATTAAAAACTCACGGACTTTTAGGATTTATCACATCTAATAAATATTTGCGTGCTGGTTATGGGCAGTCTTTGAGAAATTATTTTTTGAAAAAGACCAATCCATATCTCT comes from Streptococcus troglodytae and encodes:
- a CDS encoding Eco57I restriction-modification methylase domain-containing protein — protein: MSNLFAVEMLEYLEPNLSGIEHFAKYLGFKVEKVESIRELFDKNTIFAFMRPNNLGGIFAYVTTQNNLTTKTRANQFKTFFLHATQAMMERDQTSAEVDFIIVIGKNIVIIFDSADYRRRLILTSDKLSRINSKYLTKLTLLHSDSLVDNKNYIEDDFFGLIQLDETFKTDLFRFAIADDEQFINKTRILRLNFWKRIQENSKCQRVIKDIFFKKLDQIDETSQYYADVISAVLDTLVLRYILVRILEGRFGYENEAARNSVSKVGLGTSVDKTLETKAHFDLQRVEEILSSKNEQLSLFDVIPDDINDQEIAEIHETQISYMENVYGGDLYVSDIAKAATRIEKTLSESEYALIWRVTSSTNLDFDLEDVTPGTIGEQYEQTLKMSLTKDVAGKWEYSKDNTQQREQGAFYTNAKITDYIINITLGKRLSEISDELRHASSTSQKIKILRSVLKLKMADISSGGGTFLAGAVRKLGNWYAELEKLPDVKPLLVQIKEFGSVVDFQKFAVNHMIYGVDLDLKALIVSSFALTLESLGDTQSKLPELIGKNLINQNSLISVVPESLKLEWFNTYKDTIKELYGEKKKWISGKGNNFAEVKAQLQLNFIDMASDYIKTKKYTKEDLEKTFVDKHMEVLEFNLPEVFFDKDGNYSGGFDIIFGNPPYIQLQKKQIFSDIEKYIYKQLGEFDSYEATGDIYSLFFERATQLLKTHGLLGFITSNKYLRAGYGQSLRNYFLKKTNPYLLINLGSGMFGATVDTSILALEKSHNKNELQAIDLVQRDNNPQKRLENMSDYIKQNTLQISFNKDDSWIILSPIEQSIKHKIESFGTPLKDWNIRINRGILTGYNEAFIIDKAKRDELVEQDPKSDEIIRPILRGKDIRRYSYDFADKYLITTYDEYTDSNGIKHPSININDYPAVKKHLDCYWNEINKRQDKGDTPYNLRRCAYMDDFSKPKIIYPNMTKYLPFYLDIEGFMVNQKCFIMTGEKLNYLTSFLNSNIFKVCFKDYFPELQGGTKELSKIFFERIPVPQNVQDRVVTDEEIYQLYNFTEDEINWISSSVNK
- the hisE gene encoding phosphoribosyl-ATP diphosphatase; protein product: MLETLYKEALDRKENPKEGSYTNYLFDKGLDKILKKVGEEATEVVIGAKNADKDEIASETADLLYHLAVMLVETGVTPDDVNAVLQARQGKKSNVHDRREVTEY
- the hisF gene encoding imidazole glycerol phosphate synthase subunit HisF is translated as MLKKRIIPCLDVKDGRVVKGVNFVNLTDVGDPVEAARAYYEAGCDELVFLDITATSDNRKTTVDMVRHVADQVFIPFTVGGGIRSVDDMNKMLKAGADKVAVNSSAIANPQLIKDCAEKFGSQCVVVAIDARKEADSSWHVYVAGGRKDTGIDLLAWVKEAVQLGAGEILLTSMDKDGTKSGFDLDMLNAVAQLADIPIIASGGAGNTEHMVEVFEKTPATGALAASIFHYGEVSIADTKKAMKEHGIEVR
- the hisH gene encoding imidazole glycerol phosphate synthase subunit HisH, with translation MIIVIDYDAGNTANVLRALDKLGVKAELSADPQKILAASGLILPGVGAFPAAMAELEKRGLVTVIKEAVAAGLPLLGICLGMQLLVEKGLEHGGTAGFGFISGICREIPPKAGFPVPHMGWNDLQVMQESALTAGLQGQAVYFVHSYFTDVPQEYVDVTADYSIEVPAMIHKDNVYGAQFHPEKSGDIGLGILKKFVDLCD
- the hisI gene encoding phosphoribosyl-AMP cyclohydrolase; the protein is MTDLSLDFKKQGGLLPVIVTDFQTGQVLMLAYMNEEAYQKTLESKEMYYWSRSRNELWHKGDTSGHYQYVKSIKTDCDQDTLLIAVEQVGAACHTGAYSCFFNEIYGQEQDEN
- the hisA gene encoding 1-(5-phosphoribosyl)-5-[(5-phosphoribosylamino)methylideneamino]imidazole-4-carboxamide isomerase, with protein sequence MQILPAIDIKNGRAVRLVKGDFEQETVVNDNVLDQASLFMEAGIQYIHVVDLDGALEGWAANRDLIAKMKEMTGLAIEVGGGIRTIEQIEDYLSVGINRVIIGSMAVKHPQFIKEALEKFGSDKIVVGIDAKNGMVATEGWLETSTVDYISLALEMEKMGVRLFVYTDVDRDGTLTGPNFEHYEKLIAHLTSAKVIASGGIHALSDLEQLEKIGLAGTIVGKAYYNGNISLKDLREFEG